In Ctenopharyngodon idella isolate HZGC_01 chromosome 20, HZGC01, whole genome shotgun sequence, the following proteins share a genomic window:
- the ubxn2a gene encoding UBX domain-containing protein 2A isoform X2: MTHALRFKGAQNDEEEDEEEPSPIRSSFSVEDLLDEVEKISSVASSGKKVEIVVRLWKNGFTVNDEDLRSYTLEENQEFLEAIKRGELPLELEGRAEDEELEVNMEDMKDEVYVPKKKTFHPFTGRGYRLGSVAPRVVARSRSIHEDCSGPPLPAVELNEDLPMTSLQIWLADGQRLVQRFNLSHRISDVQHFVEQAQTTDAQFILTTSLPFRELRDESQSLEEADLANAVIVQRPLNTQAPFGHS; the protein is encoded by the exons ATGACACATG CTCTTAGGTTTAAAGGGGCACAAAATGAtgaagaggaggatgaggaggagcCAAGCCCTATTAGATCCAGTTTCTCCGTCGAGGACCTGCTCGATGAGGTGGAGAAGATCAGCAGTGTCGCCAGTAGCGGCAAAAAG GTGGAGATTGTAGTAAGACTGTGGAAAAATGGCTTCACTGTAAACGATGAAGATTTGCGCAGTTACACCCTAGAGGAAAACCAAGAGTTCTTGGAGGCCATTAAAAGAGG TGAGCTGCCTCTGGAGCTAGAAGGAAGAGCCGAGGATGAAGAACTAGAAGTCAACATGGAGGACATGAAAGATGAAGTTTACGTCCCAAAGAAAAAGACCTTCCACCCGTTTACAGGCCGAGGTTACAGACTGGGAAG TGTGGCCCCGCGTGTGGTGGCAAGGTCTCGGTCGATACACGAAGACTGTTCTGGTCCTCCTCTCCCGGCTGTGGAGCTGAATGAGGATCTTCCCATGACCTCCCTCCAGATTTGGCTGGCAGACGGTCAACGGCTTGTGCAGAGGTTTAATCTGAGCCATCG GATCAGTGATGTGCAGCATTTTGTGGAGCAGGCTCAGACAACGGACGCTCAGTTCATCCTGACTACATCCCTGCCATTCCGAGAGCTGAGAGATGAGAGTCAGAGTTTGGAAGAAGCTGACTTAGCGAATGCTGTCATCGTTCAGAGGCCTCTCAACACACAAGCTCCTTTCGGTCACTCctga
- the ubxn2a gene encoding UBX domain-containing protein 2A isoform X1 yields MMKDIDSRERVQDDTWFKGAQNDEEEDEEEPSPIRSSFSVEDLLDEVEKISSVASSGKKVEIVVRLWKNGFTVNDEDLRSYTLEENQEFLEAIKRGELPLELEGRAEDEELEVNMEDMKDEVYVPKKKTFHPFTGRGYRLGSVAPRVVARSRSIHEDCSGPPLPAVELNEDLPMTSLQIWLADGQRLVQRFNLSHRISDVQHFVEQAQTTDAQFILTTSLPFRELRDESQSLEEADLANAVIVQRPLNTQAPFGHS; encoded by the exons ATGATGAAAGATATTGATTCAAGAGAAAGGGTTCAAGATGACACATG GTTTAAAGGGGCACAAAATGAtgaagaggaggatgaggaggagcCAAGCCCTATTAGATCCAGTTTCTCCGTCGAGGACCTGCTCGATGAGGTGGAGAAGATCAGCAGTGTCGCCAGTAGCGGCAAAAAG GTGGAGATTGTAGTAAGACTGTGGAAAAATGGCTTCACTGTAAACGATGAAGATTTGCGCAGTTACACCCTAGAGGAAAACCAAGAGTTCTTGGAGGCCATTAAAAGAGG TGAGCTGCCTCTGGAGCTAGAAGGAAGAGCCGAGGATGAAGAACTAGAAGTCAACATGGAGGACATGAAAGATGAAGTTTACGTCCCAAAGAAAAAGACCTTCCACCCGTTTACAGGCCGAGGTTACAGACTGGGAAG TGTGGCCCCGCGTGTGGTGGCAAGGTCTCGGTCGATACACGAAGACTGTTCTGGTCCTCCTCTCCCGGCTGTGGAGCTGAATGAGGATCTTCCCATGACCTCCCTCCAGATTTGGCTGGCAGACGGTCAACGGCTTGTGCAGAGGTTTAATCTGAGCCATCG GATCAGTGATGTGCAGCATTTTGTGGAGCAGGCTCAGACAACGGACGCTCAGTTCATCCTGACTACATCCCTGCCATTCCGAGAGCTGAGAGATGAGAGTCAGAGTTTGGAAGAAGCTGACTTAGCGAATGCTGTCATCGTTCAGAGGCCTCTCAACACACAAGCTCCTTTCGGTCACTCctga